The following are encoded together in the Tistrella mobilis genome:
- a CDS encoding sensor histidine kinase, producing MEQWDKESAGGLTRGLIALGIAAAAVALAVGSGAITPGPGAVAAMLFGLGAMIVVLAMLVRRERSIARRHLARAEAAERVRRTSEARLLDALNSMTDALLLCGPDDRYLISNIRYQEIMGPGAPELRPGMSFDTLMRDVLERGIIDTMGETAEAWGRRRREMRARGRGRFEMRMADGRWLMVRESPTHDGGLLSLYSDVTAIKAREAALAAARDAAERANKVKTDFLANVSHELRTPLNAVIGFTDMLLMGYAGPVSDRQREYLGDIRDSATHLLSVINDILDLSRAEAAALPLDPRPLDLARLLRSTVRMLQPKADQGGLTLSLDVDPPALPAVVDEVRIRQVIVNLLSNAIKFTEPGGWVTITARRTVDAGQEERGAGWIRIEIADDGIGMPPGEIERAFEPFVQLDAGFSRRFEGTGLGLPLARRLVEAHGGRLNLFSEPGEGTQAVILLPLPAEGGRDED from the coding sequence GTGGAGCAGTGGGACAAGGAATCCGCCGGAGGCCTCACCCGCGGATTGATCGCGCTCGGGATCGCGGCCGCCGCCGTGGCGCTTGCCGTGGGCAGCGGCGCGATCACGCCCGGCCCGGGTGCAGTTGCGGCCATGTTGTTCGGCCTCGGCGCCATGATCGTGGTCCTGGCCATGCTGGTCCGGCGCGAACGGTCCATCGCCCGGCGCCATCTGGCCCGCGCCGAGGCGGCGGAACGGGTTCGCCGCACAAGCGAGGCGCGCCTGCTCGACGCCCTGAATTCCATGACCGATGCCCTGCTGCTCTGCGGGCCCGACGACCGCTATCTGATCAGCAATATCCGCTATCAGGAGATCATGGGGCCCGGGGCGCCGGAACTCCGGCCGGGCATGTCCTTCGATACCTTGATGCGCGACGTGCTGGAGCGCGGCATCATCGATACGATGGGTGAGACGGCGGAGGCCTGGGGGCGGCGCCGGCGCGAGATGCGGGCCCGCGGACGCGGGCGGTTCGAGATGCGTATGGCCGACGGCCGCTGGCTGATGGTCCGGGAAAGCCCCACCCATGACGGCGGGCTGCTCTCGCTCTATTCCGACGTGACCGCGATCAAGGCGCGCGAAGCGGCGCTCGCCGCCGCCCGTGATGCGGCGGAGCGGGCCAACAAGGTGAAGACGGATTTCCTGGCCAATGTCAGCCACGAACTTCGCACGCCGCTGAACGCCGTGATCGGCTTTACCGACATGCTGCTGATGGGCTATGCGGGCCCGGTGTCGGACCGGCAGCGGGAATATCTGGGCGATATCCGCGACAGCGCCACCCATCTGCTGAGCGTCATCAACGACATCCTGGATCTGAGCCGGGCCGAGGCGGCGGCTCTGCCGCTCGATCCCCGGCCGCTGGATCTGGCCCGGCTGCTGCGCTCCACCGTGCGCATGTTGCAGCCCAAGGCCGATCAGGGCGGGCTGACCCTGTCGCTCGACGTCGACCCGCCGGCCTTGCCGGCCGTGGTCGATGAAGTCCGCATCCGTCAGGTGATCGTCAACCTGCTCTCCAATGCCATCAAGTTCACCGAACCGGGCGGCTGGGTGACGATCACGGCCCGGCGGACGGTGGATGCCGGTCAGGAGGAGAGAGGGGCCGGGTGGATACGGATCGAGATTGCGGATGACGGCATCGGCATGCCCCCCGGCGAGATCGAGCGGGCTTTCGAGCCCTTCGTTCAGCTCGATGCCGGCTTCTCGCGCCGCTTCGAAGGGACAGGGCTGGGGCTGCCGCTGGCCCGCCGGCTGGTCGAGGCTCATGGTGGGCGGCTGAACCTGTTCAGCGAGCCGGGGGAGGGGACCCAGGCGGTGATCCTGCTGCCGCTGCCCGCAGAGGGCGGGCGGGACGAGGACTGA
- the purU gene encoding formyltetrahydrofolate deformylase yields MPVPSPTHVLTITCPDIVGLVAAVSGFLSGEGVFINESAQYGDPETQTFFMRVVLSVPGDGDGALGVRFAEVARRFSMRWTLHDLRRRPRVLICVTKAGHCLNDLLHRWHSGLLPIEVAGVMGNHDSLRHLADWHNVPFHHLPVTAATKAEQERALLDLIRTLDVELVVLARYMQILSPTLCQALSGRCINIHHSFLPGFKGARPYHQAHARGVKLIGATAHYVTTDLDEGPIIEQAVERVDHTHTAEELVTIGRDIETVVLARAVQWHVERRVLINHSKTVVFR; encoded by the coding sequence ATGCCCGTGCCCAGCCCCACCCACGTCCTGACCATCACCTGCCCCGACATCGTGGGCCTTGTGGCGGCCGTGTCCGGCTTCCTGTCCGGGGAAGGCGTGTTCATCAACGAGAGCGCCCAGTATGGCGACCCGGAAACCCAGACCTTCTTCATGCGGGTGGTGCTGTCGGTTCCGGGCGATGGCGATGGTGCGCTGGGGGTGCGCTTCGCCGAGGTCGCACGCCGGTTCTCCATGCGCTGGACGCTGCACGATCTGCGCCGCCGGCCGCGGGTGCTGATCTGCGTGACCAAGGCGGGCCACTGCCTGAACGACCTGCTGCACCGCTGGCACAGCGGCCTGCTGCCGATCGAGGTGGCCGGCGTGATGGGCAATCACGACAGCCTGCGCCATCTGGCCGACTGGCACAACGTGCCCTTCCACCACCTGCCGGTGACCGCCGCGACCAAGGCGGAGCAGGAACGCGCCCTGCTCGACCTGATCCGCACGCTGGATGTCGAACTGGTGGTGCTGGCCCGCTACATGCAGATCCTGAGCCCGACGCTCTGCCAGGCACTGTCCGGCCGCTGCATCAACATCCATCACAGCTTCCTGCCGGGCTTCAAGGGCGCCCGCCCCTATCATCAGGCCCATGCCCGCGGCGTGAAGCTGATCGGCGCCACCGCCCATTACGTGACCACGGACCTGGACGAGGGCCCGATCATCGAACAGGCCGTGGAACGGGTCGATCATACCCACACCGCCGAAGAGCTGGTGACCATCGGCCGCGACATCGAAACCGTGGTTCTGGCCCGGGCCGTGCAGTGGCACGTGGAGCGGCGGGTGCTGATCAATCACAGCAAGACGGTGGTCTTCCGCTGA
- a CDS encoding TAXI family TRAP transporter solute-binding subunit, which yields MISLGKRAGARQLAGLAMAAAITIAAPVAAKAEQFVNVLTGGTSGVYYPLGVALSKIYADNIPDARTSVQSTKASVENLNLLQAGRGEIGFALGDSVGLAWAGDTEAGFKGKLDKLRAIAAIYPNYVQIVASQDSGIKTLADLKGKRISVGAPRSGTELNARAILGAAGLSYDDLGKVEYLPFGESVELMKNRQIDATLQSAGLGVASIRDLATSVPITIVAVPADVVAKIGDAAYQATEIPAGTYDGQTDAVPAVAIRNILVTHAEVPDALAHEMAKQMFTHLDTMVAAHAAAKAISLDGATKGLPIPLHPGAEAYYREAGVLK from the coding sequence ATGATTTCTCTGGGCAAGCGCGCCGGCGCACGACAGCTGGCGGGGCTGGCAATGGCCGCCGCGATCACCATTGCGGCACCGGTGGCGGCCAAGGCCGAACAGTTCGTCAACGTGCTCACCGGCGGTACCAGCGGCGTGTACTACCCGCTGGGCGTGGCACTCTCGAAGATCTACGCCGACAACATTCCGGATGCCCGCACCTCGGTGCAGTCCACCAAGGCATCGGTCGAAAACCTGAACCTGCTTCAGGCCGGCCGCGGCGAGATCGGGTTCGCGCTGGGTGATTCGGTCGGCCTCGCCTGGGCGGGCGACACCGAAGCCGGCTTCAAGGGCAAGCTCGACAAGCTGCGCGCCATCGCCGCCATCTATCCCAACTATGTTCAGATCGTGGCCAGTCAGGACAGCGGCATCAAGACGCTCGCCGATCTGAAGGGCAAGCGCATCTCGGTCGGCGCGCCGCGCTCGGGCACCGAGCTGAATGCCCGCGCCATTCTGGGGGCGGCCGGTCTCAGCTATGACGATCTGGGCAAGGTGGAATACCTGCCCTTCGGCGAATCGGTCGAGCTGATGAAGAACCGTCAGATCGATGCCACCCTGCAGTCGGCCGGCCTGGGTGTCGCCTCGATCCGCGACCTCGCCACCAGCGTGCCGATCACCATCGTGGCGGTGCCCGCCGATGTGGTGGCGAAGATCGGCGATGCCGCCTATCAGGCGACCGAAATCCCGGCCGGGACCTATGACGGCCAGACCGATGCGGTGCCGGCGGTGGCCATCCGCAACATCCTGGTGACCCATGCCGAGGTGCCGGATGCGCTGGCCCACGAGATGGCGAAGCAGATGTTCACCCATCTCGACACCATGGTCGCGGCCCATGCCGCCGCCAAGGCGATCTCGCTGGATGGCGCGACCAAGGGTCTGCCCATCCCGCTCCACCCGGGTGCCGAGGCCTATTATCGCGAGGCCGGCGTCCTGAAGTGA
- a CDS encoding TRAP transporter permease, with protein MTASTVRPADEARHQGHDHLQDHSFEAGPMHAPLPDRTQGLGRAIFLVAVIFSAFQIYTAAYTPLSSLVVRSIHVGFLLLLGFMITAAHRPKGSAMRWIDLGLGIAGFALGLYHWIFETDILLRAGDPSMTDIVLGCAMVLLVFEAARRAMGIALPIICALFLSYAIFGHLLPSPLNHRGYGFDQVVDQMFLGTEGIFGIPILVSSTYIFLFILFGAFLERAGMIMLFSDVAMGTVGGARGGPAKVAVVSSALMGTINGSGVANVVTTGQFTIPLMKRFGYRPAFAGAVEATSSMGGQIMPPVMGAVAFIMAETLNVPYIDVVEAALIPALLYFTTVLWMVHLEAGRLNLSGLPRAELPDPLAAVKARWHLIIPLAILVYLLFAGYTPLFAGTVGLALTAVLILGAPISGLLPAMPLRILFWVAIGLATAGFFHWGIDVIAVVILALVVVCLAIKGLRSTVDMMVQALADGARNALGVGIACALVGTIIGVMTLTGLATNFARVIIEVGDQSLFLSLVLTMLTCLVLGMGIPTIPNYIITSSLVGPALLELGVPLIVSHMFVFYFGIMADLTPPVALAAFAASPIAKASGLKIGVNCLRIAIAGFVVPFMAVYTPALMLQDGGPMAQAIGYWPAVGYIVLKAVISMGLWGAASIGFLAGPLAWWERLLAAVAAFMLVAALPVTDELGLALAALVVGQHLLRRRMARRAAS; from the coding sequence ATGACCGCATCGACCGTCCGGCCCGCCGACGAGGCCCGGCATCAGGGCCATGACCACCTCCAGGACCACAGCTTCGAGGCGGGGCCGATGCATGCGCCCCTGCCCGACCGGACCCAGGGCCTCGGCCGGGCCATCTTTCTGGTCGCCGTGATCTTTTCGGCCTTCCAGATCTACACCGCCGCCTATACGCCGCTGTCGAGCCTGGTGGTCCGCTCGATCCATGTCGGTTTTCTGCTGCTGCTGGGCTTCATGATCACCGCCGCGCACCGGCCGAAAGGCTCGGCAATGCGCTGGATCGATCTTGGCCTCGGCATCGCCGGCTTCGCGCTCGGCCTCTATCACTGGATCTTCGAGACCGACATCCTGCTGCGCGCCGGCGATCCGTCGATGACCGACATCGTGCTGGGCTGCGCGATGGTCCTGCTGGTCTTCGAAGCCGCCCGCCGGGCGATGGGCATCGCGCTGCCGATCATCTGCGCGCTGTTCCTGTCCTATGCGATCTTCGGGCATCTGCTGCCCTCGCCGCTCAATCATCGCGGCTACGGTTTCGATCAGGTGGTCGACCAGATGTTCCTCGGCACCGAGGGCATCTTCGGCATCCCGATCCTGGTCTCGTCGACCTATATTTTCCTGTTCATCCTGTTCGGCGCCTTCCTGGAACGCGCCGGCATGATCATGCTGTTCTCCGACGTCGCTATGGGCACGGTCGGCGGCGCCCGCGGCGGCCCGGCCAAGGTGGCGGTGGTCTCCTCCGCGCTGATGGGCACGATCAACGGCTCGGGCGTCGCCAATGTGGTGACCACCGGCCAGTTCACCATCCCGCTGATGAAGCGGTTCGGCTATCGCCCCGCCTTTGCCGGCGCGGTGGAGGCGACGTCGAGCATGGGCGGCCAGATCATGCCGCCGGTGATGGGCGCGGTGGCCTTCATCATGGCCGAGACGCTGAACGTCCCCTATATCGACGTGGTCGAAGCAGCGCTGATCCCGGCCCTGCTCTATTTCACCACCGTGCTCTGGATGGTGCATCTCGAAGCCGGGCGCCTGAACCTTTCCGGCCTGCCGCGCGCGGAACTGCCGGATCCGCTGGCGGCGGTGAAGGCGCGCTGGCACCTGATCATCCCGCTGGCCATCCTGGTCTACCTGCTCTTCGCCGGCTACACCCCGCTGTTTGCGGGCACGGTGGGGCTGGCGCTGACCGCGGTCCTGATCCTGGGCGCGCCGATCTCGGGCCTGCTGCCGGCCATGCCGCTCCGCATCCTGTTCTGGGTGGCGATCGGCCTTGCCACCGCCGGCTTCTTCCACTGGGGCATCGACGTCATCGCGGTGGTGATCCTGGCGCTGGTGGTGGTCTGCCTGGCGATCAAGGGGCTCCGCTCCACGGTCGACATGATGGTCCAGGCCCTGGCCGACGGCGCCCGCAATGCCCTGGGCGTCGGCATCGCCTGCGCGCTGGTCGGCACGATCATCGGCGTGATGACCCTGACCGGCCTCGCCACCAACTTCGCCCGGGTGATCATCGAAGTCGGCGATCAGAGCCTGTTCCTGTCGCTGGTGCTGACCATGCTCACCTGCCTGGTGCTGGGCATGGGCATTCCGACCATCCCCAACTACATCATCACCTCGTCGCTGGTGGGGCCGGCACTGCTGGAACTGGGCGTGCCGCTGATCGTCAGCCACATGTTCGTGTTCTATTTCGGCATCATGGCCGATCTGACGCCACCGGTGGCGCTGGCGGCGTTCGCGGCCTCACCCATTGCCAAGGCCAGCGGGCTGAAGATCGGCGTGAACTGTCTGCGCATCGCCATCGCCGGTTTCGTCGTGCCGTTCATGGCGGTCTACACCCCGGCGCTGATGCTTCAGGATGGCGGCCCGATGGCCCAGGCGATCGGCTACTGGCCGGCGGTCGGCTATATCGTGCTCAAGGCGGTGATCTCGATGGGGCTGTGGGGGGCCGCCAGCATCGGCTTCCTGGCCGGGCCGCTTGCCTGGTGGGAACGGCTGCTCGCCGCCGTCGCCGCCTTCATGCTGGTTGCGGCCCTGCCGGTCACCGATGAACTGGGTCTCGCCCTCGCCGCCCTGGTCGTCGGCCAGCATCTGCTGCGCCGCCGCATGGCGCGGCGTGCTGCATCATGA
- a CDS encoding DUF1850 domain-containing protein gives MTTAAALGLCIALAAGGPPLTRLPADPDAALDRFTLAWTHSVERIRWREDWIIGRDGRLHAGEAAIEGSGAGMEPPDDARLIDGHWVYTPHLPPQDALTLANSTMTGPHEICVAGSCRSLFDLAPAARDRPVRLFPCPGDALSSGSTTAPEAGTAR, from the coding sequence ATGACCACCGCTGCCGCCCTCGGCCTGTGCATCGCACTGGCCGCGGGCGGCCCGCCGCTCACCCGTCTGCCGGCCGATCCCGATGCCGCGCTCGACCGCTTCACCCTCGCCTGGACCCATTCGGTGGAGCGCATCCGCTGGCGCGAGGACTGGATCATCGGCCGGGACGGCCGCCTGCATGCCGGGGAGGCTGCCATAGAGGGCAGCGGCGCCGGCATGGAACCGCCCGATGATGCCCGGCTGATCGACGGCCACTGGGTCTACACCCCGCATCTGCCGCCGCAGGATGCGCTGACGCTCGCCAATTCCACCATGACCGGGCCGCACGAGATCTGCGTCGCCGGCAGCTGCCGCAGCCTGTTCGATCTGGCACCCGCCGCACGCGACCGGCCGGTGCGCCTGTTCCCATGTCCGGGCGATGCGCTATCATCGGGCAGCACGACAGCACCAGAGGCGGGAACCGCAAGATGA
- a CDS encoding DUF2254 domain-containing protein yields the protein MMEGLRQRIWTRLRQTLWFQPALASALAGFWVVLAIIGGPLLSGMDDLPIPDKDTIVELLKMGGGSLLTIATVTLSVLMVVLNAAAGQASPRALPGLMSDRMTHRALAAFIGGFVYAVTGVVVLGLGRDGDGARLLIGAGGLLTLCLALYRMVLWFHHIADLLKLSSMIDRIFRTGDQAIETYRASPAYGLRLRPAAMPALSGPGLVPLYPRLTGHLRLIDVARLAGTAEAHRLSVIICHRPGTAMHPQKPMAMIRTHDGRPIDDALRNILIGCFDIGRDRTEEQDPLLCLELLCETACRALSPGINDPETAIICLDRLESLLTGLVARPADADAPADTERLGPGAAHVVLPPLPLDLVLDRALMRIARCGADAVEVSCHLLQVLEAIVRNAQNEADADVARAAAIRAHAHAAAALATVHDRDRADTALAAIP from the coding sequence ATGATGGAGGGTCTGCGCCAGCGGATCTGGACACGGCTGCGCCAGACGCTGTGGTTCCAGCCGGCCCTGGCCTCGGCACTTGCGGGCTTCTGGGTGGTGCTTGCCATCATCGGCGGGCCGCTGCTGTCGGGCATGGACGATCTGCCGATTCCCGACAAGGACACCATCGTCGAACTGCTGAAGATGGGCGGCGGCAGCCTGCTCACCATCGCCACCGTCACGCTGTCGGTGCTGATGGTGGTGCTGAACGCCGCCGCAGGCCAGGCCTCGCCCAGGGCCCTGCCGGGGCTGATGTCCGACCGCATGACCCATCGGGCGCTGGCCGCCTTCATCGGCGGCTTCGTCTATGCGGTGACGGGCGTGGTGGTTCTGGGTCTCGGCCGCGACGGCGACGGTGCGCGGCTGCTGATCGGCGCGGGCGGGCTGCTCACGCTCTGCCTCGCCCTCTACCGCATGGTGCTCTGGTTCCACCACATCGCCGACCTGCTGAAGCTGTCGAGCATGATCGACCGCATCTTCCGCACCGGCGACCAGGCGATCGAAACCTATCGGGCATCCCCCGCCTACGGCCTGCGCCTCAGGCCCGCGGCCATGCCGGCGCTGAGCGGGCCTGGTCTGGTGCCGCTCTATCCGCGCCTGACCGGCCATCTGCGTCTGATCGACGTTGCCCGTCTGGCCGGCACGGCCGAGGCGCACCGGCTGTCGGTCATCATCTGCCACAGGCCCGGCACCGCCATGCACCCGCAGAAGCCGATGGCGATGATCCGCACCCATGACGGCCGCCCGATCGACGATGCCCTTCGCAACATCCTGATCGGCTGTTTCGACATCGGCCGCGACCGCACCGAAGAACAGGACCCCCTGCTCTGCCTGGAACTGCTGTGCGAAACCGCCTGTCGGGCGCTGTCGCCCGGCATCAACGATCCGGAGACGGCCATCATCTGCCTGGACCGGCTGGAATCCCTGCTGACCGGGCTCGTCGCCCGGCCCGCCGATGCCGATGCCCCCGCCGATACCGAAAGGCTGGGGCCCGGTGCGGCCCATGTGGTGCTGCCGCCGCTGCCGCTGGATCTGGTTCTCGACCGTGCCCTGATGCGCATCGCCCGTTGCGGCGCCGATGCGGTCGAGGTTTCCTGTCATCTGCTGCAGGTGCTGGAGGCGATCGTGCGCAATGCGCAGAACGAGGCCGATGCCGATGTCGCCCGCGCCGCCGCGATCAGGGCCCATGCCCATGCGGCGGCGGCCCTTGCCACCGTCCACGATCGGGATCGGGCCGATACGGCCCTTGCCGCCATCCCGTGA
- a CDS encoding cupin domain-containing protein: MSAPHDHDHGPNHGSGDDWRHTGVQVIAGDQLDPNTAQTPGMSRATAINNARTGANKIWAGTVTIQPDAKTGAHHHGALESVIYVVRGRARMRWGDRLQFTAEAGPGDFIYVPPYVPHQEINAAADEPLECVLVRSDQEPVVVNLDIEPVEKPEAVKWIDPIHRS; this comes from the coding sequence ATGAGCGCCCCCCACGATCATGATCACGGCCCGAATCACGGCTCTGGCGACGACTGGCGCCATACCGGCGTGCAGGTGATCGCCGGCGATCAGCTGGACCCGAACACCGCCCAGACGCCGGGCATGTCGCGTGCCACCGCCATCAACAATGCCCGCACCGGTGCCAACAAGATCTGGGCCGGCACCGTCACCATCCAGCCCGACGCCAAGACCGGCGCCCATCATCACGGCGCGCTGGAAAGCGTGATCTATGTCGTCCGCGGCCGCGCCCGCATGCGCTGGGGCGACCGGCTGCAGTTCACCGCCGAAGCGGGGCCGGGCGACTTCATCTATGTGCCGCCCTATGTGCCCCACCAGGAAATCAACGCCGCAGCCGACGAGCCGCTGGAATGCGTGCTTGTCCGTTCGGACCAGGAGCCGGTGGTGGTCAATCTCGACATCGAGCCGGTGGAAAAGCCGGAAGCGGTGAAGTGGATCGATCCCATCCACCGCAGCTGA
- a CDS encoding SDR family NAD(P)-dependent oxidoreductase has protein sequence MSFDGRIALVTGAGSGIGAAIARRLGAGGARVALADLKADAAEALAAELRDADVEAAAFAVDVADPDAVAGLVADVVTRFGGLHLAVNNAGIGGAEGPVGDYSIAGWRRVIDVNLNGVFYAMHAEIPAMLAAGGGAIVNMASILGLNGFAGSAAYVAAKHGVIGLTKTAAVEYSAQGVRVNAVCPGFIDTPLIAHVEPEARRHLVRQHPIGRLGTPEEVAALTCFLLSDEAGFVTGSAHLVDGGWSAV, from the coding sequence TCGACGGCCGCATCGCCCTCGTCACCGGCGCCGGATCCGGCATCGGTGCCGCCATTGCCCGCCGGCTTGGCGCGGGCGGCGCCCGGGTCGCGCTTGCCGATCTGAAGGCGGATGCGGCCGAAGCCCTGGCAGCGGAGTTGCGCGATGCCGATGTCGAGGCGGCCGCCTTTGCCGTCGACGTGGCCGACCCCGATGCGGTGGCAGGTCTGGTCGCCGATGTCGTGACCCGCTTCGGCGGCCTGCATCTCGCGGTCAACAATGCCGGCATCGGCGGGGCCGAAGGACCGGTCGGGGACTACAGCATCGCCGGCTGGCGCCGGGTGATCGACGTCAACCTGAACGGGGTCTTCTATGCCATGCATGCCGAGATCCCGGCGATGCTGGCGGCCGGGGGCGGGGCCATCGTCAACATGGCCTCGATCCTGGGGCTGAACGGCTTTGCCGGATCGGCCGCCTATGTCGCCGCCAAGCATGGGGTGATCGGGCTGACCAAGACGGCGGCGGTCGAATATTCGGCGCAGGGCGTGCGGGTGAACGCGGTCTGCCCCGGCTTCATCGACACGCCGCTGATCGCCCATGTCGAGCCCGAGGCGCGCCGGCATCTGGTCCGGCAGCATCCGATCGGCCGGCTGGGCACGCCGGAAGAGGTGGCGGCGCTCACCTGCTTCCTGCTGTCCGACGAGGCCGGCTTCGTCACCGGCAGCGCCCATCTGGTCGATGGCGGCTGGTCGGCGGTCTGA